A window of Metabacillus sp. B2-18 contains these coding sequences:
- the ahrC gene encoding transcriptional regulator AhrC/ArgR, with protein MNKGQRHIKIREIITNNDIETQDELVDLLKGMGFNVTQATVSRDIKELHLVKVPMLDGRYKYSLPADQRFNPLQKLKRALMDAFVKVDSAGHMLVMKTLPGNANAIGALIDNLDWDEVLGTICGDDTILIICRTPNDTDTITQRFLDML; from the coding sequence ATGAATAAAGGACAAAGACATATAAAAATACGTGAAATAATTACAAATAATGATATTGAAACACAAGATGAATTAGTTGATTTATTAAAAGGTATGGGCTTTAATGTAACCCAGGCAACCGTCTCTCGGGACATAAAAGAGCTGCATTTAGTTAAAGTACCAATGCTTGATGGACGATATAAATACAGCTTACCTGCAGACCAAAGGTTCAATCCATTACAAAAACTAAAGCGTGCCTTAATGGATGCGTTTGTTAAGGTGGATTCTGCAGGGCATATGCTTGTGATGAAAACTTTACCAGGAAATGCAAATGCTATCGGGGCTTTAATTGATAACCTTGATTGGGATGAAGTTTTAGGAACGATTTGTGGTGATGATACAATTCTAATCATTTGTCGAACACCAAATGACACGGATACAATCACACAACGTTTCTTAGATATGCTTTAA